The Mobula birostris isolate sMobBir1 chromosome 6, sMobBir1.hap1, whole genome shotgun sequence genome has a window encoding:
- the LOC140198739 gene encoding gamma-crystallin S-1-like: protein MAISSVRLLEVNAKGSEAPKIEANENPCTLEVHPSWTLNFIQILCPRTLAIYFCPQIIFYEDRNFQGRHYECSSDCADLSPYFSRCNSIRVDSDWWVLYERPNYTGYQYVLSRGEYPEYQRWMGFNDCIKSCRSYPPYRGGTYRMKIYEKPDFGGQMMEFMDDCPSVYDRFHCRDIHSCQVMDGYWIFYEHPNYRGQQYFLRPGEYRRYIDWGGYNSMIGSFRRMRDF, encoded by the exons atggcgatttcttctGTTCGCCTATTGGAAG tAAATGCAAAGGGAAGCGAAGCCCCTAAAATAGAAGCCAACGAGAACCCCTGTACACTTGAGGTTCACCCATCGTGGACATTGAATTTCATCCAGATCTTGTGTCCAAGAACATTAg CTATTTATTTCTGCCCACAGATCATCTTCTACGAGGACAGGAACTTCCAGGGTCGGCACTATGAGTGCAGCTCCGACTGTGCCGACCTCTCCCCTTACTTCAGCCGCTGTAACTCCATCCGTGTTGACAGTGACTGGTGGGTGTTGTACGAGAGACCCAACTACACGGGATACCAGTATGTCCTGAGCAGGGGAGAGTATCCTGAATACCAGCGCTGGATGGGATTTAATGACTGTATCAAGTCCTGTCGCAGCTACCCACCT TACCGAGGGGGCACCTACAGGATGAAGATTTATGAGAAGCCTGACTTTGGAGGgcagatgatggaattcatggaTGACTGTCCCTCTGTCTATGATCGTTTCCATTGCCGTGACATCCACTCCTGtcaggtgatggatggttactGGATCTTCTATGAACATCCCAACTACAGAGGCCAACAGTATTTCCTGAGACCCGGGGAATACAGGAGATACATTGACTGGGGCGGCTACAACTCAATGATCGGGTCCTTCAGGCGCATGAGGGACTTCTAG